The following proteins are co-located in the Halarcobacter sp. genome:
- a CDS encoding transporter substrate-binding domain-containing protein, producing the protein MKKFFAGLLLTFGIFANAQQDVITVGLCAAYPPFESRDEKSGDIVGFDIDLANEIGKIIGKKVEIKDAEWQALLGGLKNNNYDMILSAMSRQEAGQNNVNLSDTYYLLNDVLVVKKENNKINSQKDLANKTVGVQLGSGSEQVVDKLTGLGKVARYNYNPEAFLDLKHNRIDAVVVGYAYALNQKEFNKEYKIVDKLAPAQLVVVMKKGKDDLTKQVNEALKTLKDNGTYDKLINKWLAVK; encoded by the coding sequence ATGAAAAAATTTTTTGCAGGATTATTGTTGACATTTGGTATTTTTGCAAATGCACAACAAGATGTTATTACTGTTGGTTTATGTGCAGCATATCCACCATTTGAATCAAGGGATGAAAAAAGTGGAGATATTGTTGGGTTTGATATTGATTTAGCAAATGAAATTGGTAAAATCATTGGTAAAAAAGTTGAGATAAAAGATGCAGAATGGCAAGCGCTACTTGGTGGATTGAAAAACAACAACTATGATATGATTTTAAGTGCTATGAGTAGACAAGAAGCTGGTCAAAACAATGTTAACCTATCTGATACTTATTATTTACTAAATGATGTTTTAGTTGTAAAAAAAGAGAATAATAAAATTAATTCACAAAAAGATCTAGCTAATAAAACTGTTGGTGTTCAACTTGGAAGTGGTAGTGAACAAGTTGTTGATAAACTTACAGGACTTGGAAAAGTTGCACGATACAACTATAATCCAGAAGCATTTTTAGATTTAAAACACAATCGTATTGATGCTGTTGTTGTTGGATATGCATATGCTTTAAATCAAAAAGAGTTTAATAAAGAGTATAAAATTGTTGATAAACTTGCCCCTGCCCAATTAGTAGTTGTTATGAAAAAAGGGAAAGATGATTTAACAAAACAAGTTAATGAAGCTTTAAAAACTTTAAAAGATAACGGTACTTACGATAAATTAATTAACAAATGGCTGGCAGTAAAATAA
- a CDS encoding CD3072 family TudS-related putative desulfidase produces MNRSKKIILLSHCILNSNAKVYALANYKGCFAELITPLCDKGYGILQLPCPEMLTCGVNRWGMVKEQYEAPIYKEQYKKMLLPIINQIIDYKNNGYEIKACIGIDGSPNCGIKKTCRANWKGEIDKSFDLEKNLNSLQMVNEAGVFMEVFFELLKKNNLEISFFALNEENPTASVEAILKELL; encoded by the coding sequence ATGAATCGAAGCAAAAAAATTATACTTTTAAGTCATTGTATACTTAATTCTAATGCAAAAGTTTATGCTTTAGCAAACTACAAAGGGTGTTTTGCAGAACTTATTACTCCATTATGTGACAAAGGTTACGGAATTTTGCAATTGCCTTGTCCTGAGATGTTAACTTGTGGAGTTAACCGATGGGGAATGGTAAAAGAACAATATGAAGCACCAATCTACAAAGAACAATACAAAAAAATGCTACTTCCTATTATAAATCAGATAATTGATTATAAAAATAATGGTTATGAGATAAAAGCTTGTATTGGTATAGATGGAAGCCCAAATTGTGGTATTAAAAAAACTTGTAGAGCAAATTGGAAAGGGGAGATTGATAAATCTTTTGATTTAGAAAAAAATTTAAACTCTTTACAAATGGTTAATGAAGCAGGTGTTTTTATGGAAGTATTTTTTGAATTACTTAAAAAGAATAATTTAGAGATATCATTTTTTGCTCTTAATGAAGAAAATCCAACAGCTTCAGTAGAGGCTATACTAAAGGAACTTTTATGA
- a CDS encoding SemiSWEET transporter translates to MTEILGFIAAILTTTAFIPQVIKVYKTNHTSDLSLLTFLMFTIGVFCWIIYGLILNSYPLIIANIITFLLACYILVKIFKNIK, encoded by the coding sequence ATGACAGAGATTTTAGGTTTTATTGCTGCAATACTTACTACAACTGCTTTTATCCCACAAGTTATAAAAGTGTATAAGACAAATCATACTTCTGATTTGTCTTTATTAACATTTCTTATGTTTACAATTGGTGTATTTTGTTGGATTATTTATGGTTTGATTTTAAATAGTTATCCTTTAATAATTGCAAATATAATTACATTTTTATTAGCTTGTTATATACTTGTTAAAATATTTAAGAATATAAAATAG
- a CDS encoding inositol monophosphatase family protein, which translates to MLEILKNIVLEAGELFKEGYYNNKKIEFKGAKDLVTNYDVAVENLLIEKLTQSFEGFDVIAEESKNNYETFYNSIIIDPIDGTTNFVNKVPHCAISVGIYKNKKPYLAVVYNPILDELYSAQVDKGAYCNGKRIKVSQEEDLQLSLIATGFPYTSVENKEDLDFVLKALEKILPKCQDIRRLGSASLDICMVAKGVFDAYYEINTNPWDVAAGIIILKEAGGCIFNSLGEEYNMFEDKCIVATNGKIDSLLYKELKDI; encoded by the coding sequence TTGTTAGAAATATTAAAAAATATTGTTTTAGAAGCAGGTGAGCTTTTTAAAGAAGGCTATTATAATAATAAAAAAATAGAGTTTAAAGGTGCAAAAGATTTAGTAACAAACTATGATGTTGCAGTAGAAAATCTATTAATAGAGAAATTAACACAAAGTTTTGAAGGGTTTGATGTTATTGCAGAGGAATCAAAAAATAATTATGAGACATTTTATAATTCAATTATTATTGACCCTATTGATGGAACAACAAACTTTGTAAATAAAGTTCCCCATTGTGCAATTAGTGTCGGAATTTATAAAAATAAAAAACCATACTTAGCTGTTGTTTATAATCCAATTTTAGATGAACTATACAGTGCCCAAGTAGATAAAGGTGCATATTGTAATGGAAAGAGAATAAAAGTTAGTCAAGAGGAAGATTTACAGTTATCTTTAATAGCCACGGGTTTTCCTTATACAAGTGTAGAGAATAAAGAAGATTTAGATTTTGTTTTAAAAGCTTTAGAAAAAATTTTACCTAAGTGTCAAGATATTAGGAGATTAGGTAGTGCTTCTTTAGATATTTGTATGGTAGCAAAAGGAGTATTTGATGCTTATTATGAAATAAACACAAACCCTTGGGATGTGGCAGCTGGTATTATTATATTAAAAGAAGCTGGTGGATGTATATTTAACTCTTTAGGGGAAGAATATAATATGTTTGAAGACAAATGTATAGTTGCGACCAATGGTAAAATAGATAGTTTATTATATAAAGAGTTAAAAGATATATGA
- a CDS encoding ribonuclease Z: MKIKVLGVGDAYSKENINSSVLVESSDYKILIDCGPTVPFSLWKSIEDWADIDAIYLTHTHPDHVLGLSMLINRMDTLNRKKSLKILSHKDNHKVLKDLIDFGFWPKKQTKNSFVELIEAQDEGSLDLFTYKMVKTVHSVPNRGIYLSDGINSFFMTGDGVLKGDNTKMLSNTTCALLECQNLDIPAQKGHSNFEISKEISLNNKNTLFYLYHIQDDAREEIKRKCLEVPNLSVLEPSQLILL, from the coding sequence ATGAAAATAAAAGTACTTGGAGTAGGAGATGCCTATTCAAAAGAAAATATTAACTCTTCTGTATTGGTTGAATCATCAGATTATAAAATATTAATTGATTGTGGACCAACTGTACCTTTTTCTTTGTGGAAGAGTATTGAAGATTGGGCAGATATTGATGCAATATATTTAACGCATACTCATCCTGACCATGTTTTAGGGCTTAGTATGTTGATAAATAGAATGGATACTTTAAATCGAAAAAAAAGCTTGAAGATTTTAAGTCATAAAGATAATCACAAAGTATTAAAAGATTTAATAGATTTTGGATTTTGGCCAAAAAAACAAACAAAAAATAGTTTTGTTGAATTAATTGAAGCCCAAGATGAAGGCTCTTTAGATCTATTTACTTATAAAATGGTTAAAACGGTACATTCTGTACCCAATAGAGGTATATATTTATCTGATGGAATAAATAGTTTTTTTATGACAGGAGATGGTGTCTTAAAAGGAGATAATACTAAGATGTTATCTAATACTACTTGTGCTTTACTAGAGTGTCAAAATTTAGATATTCCTGCACAAAAAGGACATAGTAATTTTGAGATATCAAAAGAGATATCTTTAAATAATAAAAATACTTTGTTTTATCTTTACCATATCCAAGATGATGCAAGGGAAGAGATAAAAAGAAAATGTTTAGAGGTTCCTAATCTTAGTGTTTTAGAACCTTCTCAATTGATTTTGTTATAG